In Aspergillus flavus chromosome 3, complete sequence, one genomic interval encodes:
- a CDS encoding putative oxidoreductase has product MPTPRYFTQAPAFPAETSVASLPTISLRGLQDKSSTEGEKLFEACREWGFFLIDLRDSDDGTTLLQDAERMFDLTTELFALDQATLDRYAYDAPRDLTGYKSMGRLKTDDGKTDHMHLYSINQDDILGNRPPRTNAGPVESKRTQLQAFIRHCSAALGVILGALDDQLGLKQDTLAALSPLEDESETSVRLLCSPPQPAPEYDRITLGGHTDIGTMTVLFHVVGGLQILPAGKENVMENWQYVRPEPGCALVNVGDTLVEWTGELLRSSLHRVMTAPGDQALVQRQSVAYLVRPAKKASMRRIQGGKIPPLAEGEEEEARPVNEWAAWRSRQIMLGHLKPQSRGGNMAVSV; this is encoded by the exons ATGCCAACACCCCGATATTTCACTCAAGCCCCTGCTTTCCCTGCTGAGACTTCCGTTGCGAGTCTGCCGACTATTTCTCTCCGTGGTCTACAGGATAAAAGCTCCACCGAGGGAGAGAAACTGTTCGAAGCATGTAGAGAATGGGGTTTCTTTCTAATCGACCTACGAGACTCCGATGATGGCACGACATTGTTACAAGATGCAGAGAGAATGTTCGATCTGACTACGGAGCTCTTCGCCCTGGACCAGGCAACCCTGGATCGATATGCATATGATGCACCGAGGGACCTGACCGG GTACAAAAGCATGGGGCGACTAAAGACCGACGACGGCAAAACAGACCATATGCATCTGTATTCCATCAATCAAGACGACATTCTAGGCAACCGTCCTCCACGGACTAATGCCGGTCCAGTCGAATCCAAGCGTACTCAGCTCCAAGCGTTCATTCGACACTGTTCTGCAGCATTGGGTGTCATTCTAGGTGCGCTGGACGATCAACTCGGTCTGAAGCAGGACACGTTGGCTGCACTTAGTCCGCTGGAAGATGAGTCCGAGACATCGGTGCGTCTGCTCTGTAGTCCGCCCCAGCCTGCCCCGGAATATGATCGCATCACTCTCGGCGGACACACCGATATCGGTACCATGACAGTACTGTTCCATGTGGTGGGTGGGCTCCAGATTCTTCCAGCTGGCAAGGAGAACGTAATGGAGAACTGGCAGTATGTGCGACCCGAACCGGGCTGTGCCCTTGTAAATGTGGGTGATACGTTGGTGGAGTGGACCGGTGAACTGCTGCGTAGTTCTTTGCATCGGGTGATGACGGCTCCAGGAGATCAGGCATTGGTGCAGCGCCAAAGCGTGGCCTACTTAGTTCGGCCTGCAAAGAAGGCATCTATGCGACGTATACAGGGTGGTAAGATTCCTCCTTTGGccgaaggggaagaagaggaggcgCGTCCGGTTAATGAGTGGGCGGCTTGGAGATCACGCCAGATTATGCTGGGCCACTTGAAGCCGCAGAGCCGGGGTGGAAATATGGCAGTTAGCGTATGA